A genomic region of Raphanus sativus cultivar WK10039 chromosome 6, ASM80110v3, whole genome shotgun sequence contains the following coding sequences:
- the LOC108830895 gene encoding protein SMAX1-LIKE 8: MPTAVNVAKQCLTAESSYALQEAVNVARRRGHSQTTSLHAVSALLSLPTSLLRDACARVRNSAYSPRLQFKALELCLSVSLDRIQSGQQHPGSDDPPVSNSFMAAIKRSQAHQRRLPENFRMYQEMMSQNSLSCVKVELRQLILSILDDPVVSRVFGEAGFRSSELKLSIIRPIPHLLRYSSPRQQQQPLFICSVTGNYTEPELNPVRWGFSVMNRNLAGDSDHHRRISAVLARDKGRNPLLVGESSQAVLTGFLNSLDNRTDGLTAVSLSSEIFDQINVKFDKTYLDARFRELEKVAEQGSRPGLVLSYGDLRVFTDGEGSAASYIVSRVSELLRRLGRRVWLIGATTSNEVYEKMVKKFPNVEKDWDMQLLTITTTTLGSCLPHHKSSLMGSFVPFGGFFSTPSDLKLPFSGFHRETTGPVSSISDQTQSTLPPWLQMTTRTNLNQISGSKIPSVQTTQGLEPVCGSKSTISASASTSSAKSVTTDLNGNMCPATTGSGLKKHLDDKDFAHQRSSSRDLNVESIKIIYQRLTDRVSGQDDAARVISSALSQPPRISTRRDVWLHLVGPDTVGKRRMSLVLAEIMYQSEHRFMPVDLGAAEHGMGGCDDVVRMRGKTMVDHIFEVLCRNPFCVVFLENIDKADEKLQMSLLKAIETGKFMDSHGREIGIGNTTFVMTSSSVDDYGTLAAYSEEKLLRAKGRQVEIQIETVSRLPNVRTVSRLRSVKKRKVIGKQLNRATNAVLDLNLPAQETEPEDSEENSKVWLVNLKKHSRLTEVPFKPFDFEGLAERI; encoded by the exons ATGCCAACGGCGGTGAACGTAGCGAAGCAATGCTTAACAGCGGAATCATCCTACGCGCTACAAGAAGCAGTCAACGTGGCGCGTCGACGAGGACACTCTCAAACGACGTCGCTTCACGCCGTCTCCGCGTTACTCTCCCTCCCAACCTCGCTCTTACGCGACGCGTGCGCTCGTGTCCGAAACTCAGCTTACTCTCCTCGTCTCCAGTTCAAAGCTCTTGAGCTCTGCCTCAGCGTTTCGCTAGACCGGATCCAATCGGGTCAACAGCATCCCGGATCCGATGATCCGCCCGTCTCGAACTCTTTCATGGCTGCTATCAAACGCTCCCAGGCTCACCAGCGTCGCCTCCCCGAGAACTTCAGGATGTACCAAGAGATGATGTCTCAGAACTCGCTCTCTTGCGTGAAAGTGGAGCTTCGTCAGCTGATTCTCTCGATCCTGGATGATCCGGTTGTGAGTCGGGTGTTCGGTGAAGCGGGTTTTCGGAGCTCCGAGTTGAAGCTCTCGATTATCCGGCCCATCCCTCACCTTCTCCGATACTCATCACCACGACAACAACAACAGCCTCTGTTCATCTGTAGCGTAACCGGAAATTATACCGAACCGGAATTAAATCCGGTTCGATGGGGGTTCAGCGTAATGAACCGGAATCTTGCCGGAGATTCCGATCACCACCGGAGGATCAGCGCGGTTTTAGCAAGGGACAAAGGGAGGAACCCTCTGCTCGTGGGAGAATCTTCCCAAGCTGTGCTAACCGGTTTTTTAAATTCCTTGGATAACCGAACCGACGGTTTAACAGCGGTTAGCCTCAGCTCAGAGATTTTCGACCAAATCAACGTTAAATTCGATAAAACCTACCTCGACGCGAGGTTTCGTGAACTGGAGAAGGTGGCTGAGCAAGGTTCAAGACCTGGTTTGGTCTTGAGTTATGGAGACCTGAGGGTTTTCACCGATGGCGAGGGATCGGCTGCGAGTTACATCGTTAGTCGTGTTTCGGAGTTGTTAAGGAGATTAGGGAGGAGAGTGTGGTTGATAGGAGCGACGACGAGCAACGAAGTTTATGAGAAGATGGTGAAGAAGTTTCCTAACGTGGAGAAAGATTGGGATATGCAGTTACTCACCATCACCACAACTACTCTTGGGTCTTGTCTGCCTCATCACAAATCCAG TTTGATGGGATCGTTTGTTCCATTTGGTGGATTCTTCTCAACTCCTTCTGACCTAAAACTACCCTTCTCCGGTTTTCACAGAGAAACCACCGGACCGGTCTCTTCAATATCCGATCAGACCCAATCTACCTTGCCACCTTGGTTGCAGATGACCACAAGAACCAATTTAAACCAAATATCTGGTTCCAAG ATCCCCTCAGTGCAGACCACACAAGGGTTGGAACCAGTTTGCGGAAGCAAGTCGACGATCAGTGCTTCTGCATCGACCAGTTCAGCTAAATCGGTCACGACTGATCTAAATGGGAATATGTGTCCGGCCACCACAGGATCTGGTCTCAAGAAGCATTTGGATGACAAAGATTTTGCTCATCAACGATCTTCATCAAGGGATCTCAACGTTGAGAGCATCAAGATTATATACCAAAGACTAACCGATAGGGTTTCAGGGCAAGATGATGCTGCCAGAGTTATCAGCTCAGCATTGTCACAACCGCCTAGGATCAGCACTAGGAGAGACGTTTGGCTCCATTTGGTTGGGCCTGATACCGTAGGCAAGAGGAGAATGTCGCTTGTGCTTGCTGAGATTATGTATCAAAGTGAACACAGATTCATGCCCGTTGATCTTGGTGCTGCGGAGCACGGAATGGGCGGCTGTGATGATGTGGTGCGGATGAGAGGAAAGACAATGGTGGATCATATCTTTGAAGTGTTGTGTAGGAATCCTTTCTGTGTAGTTTTCTTGGAGAACATTGACAAAGCCGACGAGAAGCTGCAGATGAGCTTGCTAAAGGCTATAGAAACTGGAAAGTTTATGGATTCGCATGGGAGAGAAATCGGAATCGGAAACACCACGTTTGTTATGACTTCATCTTCGGTAGATGACTACGGAACATTAGCTGCTTATTCTGAAGAGAAACTCTTGAGAGCAAAGGGAAGGCAAGTGGAGATACAGATTGAAACTGTGTCCAGGTTGCCAAATGTGAGAACGGTTTCTAGATTGAGATCGGTGAAAAAGAGGAAGGTGATAG GAAAACAGTTGAACAGAGCAACTAATGCAGTTCTTGATTTGAACCTTCCGGCACAAGAAACCGAACCCGAGGATAGTGAAGAAAACTCAAAGGTTTGGTTAGTGAATTTGAAGAAACACAGCCGTCTCACTGAGGTTCCTTTTAAGCCTTTCGACTTTGAAGGATTAGCAGAAAGAATTTAA
- the LOC130494348 gene encoding zinc finger CCCH domain-containing protein 29: MCGSESNLCSSRPLTEAEYMRRKSEEGVAAAATCLLELAACDDLPSFRREIEENSIDINEPGFWYCRRVGSKKMGFQERTPLMVAAMYGSIDVLTYIISTGNADVDRVSGDEKVTALHCAVSACSVSIVQVIKILLDAASASPNCVDANGNKPVDLMVRASRFIPNQTRRAVELLLTGSSVSLMEEQEEEEVKSVVSSKYPADASLPDINEGVYGTDEFRMFSFKVKPCSRAYSHDWTECPFVHPGENARRRDPRKYPYTCVPCPEFRKGSCPKGDSCEYAHGVFESWLHPGQYKTRLCKDETGCARRVCFFAHRRDELRPVNASTGSAMVSPQSPEMSVMSSPMGNNGVPLSPRNGGLWQNRVNSLTPPPLQLNGSRLKSSLSARDMDMEMELRFRGLDGHRLGDSVMSPSRYSQMNHYPSSPVRQAPPQRFESSAAMAAAVMNARSSAFAKRSLSFKPAPVAASNVSDWGSPNGKVEWGMQREEMNKMRRSVSFGIHGNHNNNNVSRPVRDYSDEPDVSWVNSLVKDSTQERDFGLNGAAVRDEFKLPLWAEQMYIDHEKQQSVA, from the coding sequence ATGTGTGGCTCAGAGAGCAACCTCTGCTCTTCAAGACCCCTAACGGAAGCGGAATACATGAGACGCAAGTCAGAAGAAGGTGTCGCCGCCGCCGCCACGTGTCTTCTTGAGCTCGCCGCCTGCGATGATCTCCCGTCCTTCAGGAGAGAGATCGAAGAGAACTCGATAGATATCAACGAACCGGGCTTCTGGTACTGCAGACGGGTCGGGTCAAAGAAGATGGGTTTTCAAGAGAGAACACCTCTCATGGTTGCTGCTATGTACGGAAGCATCGATGTTCTAACTTACATAATCTCCACCGGAAACGCTGACGTGGACAGAGTTTCAGGCGACGAGAAAGTCACTGCTCTTCACTGTGCTGTTTCAGCCTGTTCTGTCTCAATCGTTCAAGTCATCAAGATCTTGCTTGATGCCGCCTCTGCTTCACCTAACTGCGTTGACGCTAATGGAAACAAACCGGTTGACCTAATGGTTCGAGCTTCTCGGTTTATACCTAACCAGACAAGAAGAGCTGTTGAGCTTCTGTTAACCGGAAGTTCGGTTAGTTTGATGGAAGaacaggaggaggaggaagtgaAGAGTGTTGTGTCGTCTAAGTATCCAGCTGATGCGTCCCTCCCTGACATCAACGAAGGCGTTTACGGAACAGACGAGTTTAGGATGTTTAGCTTCAAGGTCAAGCCATGTTCTAGGGCTTACTCACACGACTGGACCGAGTGTCCTTTTGTTCATCCTGGTGAGAACGCGAGGAGGAGAGATCCGAGGAAGTATCCTTACACTTGTGTGCCTTGTCCTGAGTTTCGTAAAGGGTCTTGTCCTAAAGGAGACTCATGCGAGTATGCGCACGGTGTTTTCGAGTCTTGGCTCCACCCTGGGCAATATAAGACACGGCTTTGTAAAGACGAGACCGGTTGTGCGAGGAGAGTCTGTTTCTTTGCTCATAGAAGAGATGAGTTGAGACCGGTTAATGCTTCTACTGGCTCAGCGATGGTTTCACCTCAGTCACCTGAGATGTCTGTTATGAGCTCTCCTATGGGTAATAACGGTGTTCCTTTGTCTCCAAGAAACGGTGGTTTATGGCAGAACAGAGTTAACAGCCTTACACCACCACCGTTGCAGCTTAACGGTAGTAGGTTGAAGTCTAGTTTGAGCGCTAGAGATATGGATATGGAGATGGAACTAAGGTTTCGTGGTTTGGATGGTCATAGGCTCGGTGACTCTGTGATGTCTCCGAGCAGGTATTCTCAGATGAACCATTACCCGTCTTCCCCTGTGAGGCAAGCGCCTCCTCAGAGGTTTGAGTCTTCAGCAGCTATGGCAGCTGCGGTGATGAACGCTAGATCTTCAGCGTTTGCTAAACGCAGCTTGAGTTTCAAACCGGCTCCAGTAGCTGCTTCTAATGTCTCGGATTGGGGATCACCTAACGGGAAGGTTGAGTGGGGGATGCAAAGAGAGGAGATGAACAAGATGAGGAGAAGTGTCTCCTTTGGCATTCATGGGAATCACAACAATAACAATGTGTCACGTCCTGTGAGAGACTACAGCGATGAGCCAGATGTGTCTTGGGTGAACTCACTGGTGAAAGATAGTACACAGGAGAGAGACTTTGGGTTGAATGGTGCAGCGGTTAGGGACGAGTTTAAGCTACCGTTGTGGGCAGAGCAAATGTACATAGACCATGAGAAGCAGCAGAGTGTGGCATAA
- the LOC108830891 gene encoding late seed maturation protein P8B6, translating to MASQQEKKQLDERAKKGETVVPGGTGGKSFEAQQHLAEGRSRGGNTRKEQLGSEGYQQMGRKGGSTPDKTDKEDAEDESSTRT from the exons ATGGCGTCTCAACAAGAGAAGAAACAGCTAGACGAGAGGGCCAAGAAGGGAGAAACCGTCGTGCCAGGTGGGACTGGAGGCAAAAGCTTTGAAGCTCAGCAGCATCTCGCTGAAG GGAGGAGCCGAGGAGGGAATACGAGGAAGGAGCAGTTAGGAAGTGAAGGATATCAGCAGATGGGACGCAAAGGAGGTAGCACCCCTGACAAGACTGACAAGGAAGACGCCGAGGATGAGTCCAGTACTAGGACCTAG